The Ruania halotolerans genome contains the following window.
GCCGGCATCGCCATCCTGCGGACACTGCATCGCGTGGCAGACAATGACCGCGAGGCGATCGGCGGCTACTACCAGGGACTCGGCTCAGTCCAGCGCAACGGCTTGTATGACGACACTCGCCGGTACGTGGCTAACGTGCAGACGCTGATGACACGCTACGGCTGAGGCCCGCCGATCGCGGCCAGCGCCCATACACTCGGCTCATGGCCACCACTGTCGCCGACCCGCTGATCGGCCGCTTGGTCGACAGCAGGTACGAAATCACCGCGCGCATTGCTCGCGGTGGTATGGCGACCGTCTACCGAGCGCTGGATCGCCGCCTCGATCGCATTGTCGCGCTGAAGGTGATGCACGCACACCTGGCCGAGGGCGCGGATGTCGCCGCCCGGTTCCGCCGAGAGGCCCGCGCTGCCGCCAGGTTGGCCCACCCGGGCGTCGTCGGGGTGTTCGATCAGGGCAGTGCCGATGACCTGAACTACCTCACCATGGAGTTCGTTGACGGCACGAACCTGCGCACCGTGCTGCGCCGTCGCGGCGCGCTCCCCGTCGGTGAGGCGCTCCGGCTGATCGAACATGTCTTGAGCGCGTTGGCGGCCGCACACCACGCTGGCCTTGTCCATCGAGACGTGAAGCCGGAGAACATCCTGGTCGCTCATACCGGCGAGGTGAAGGTGGCCGACTTCGGATTGGCCCGTGCCGTCAGCGAGGCGACGGCGGCATCCACCGGCAGCCTCCTCGGCACCGTCGCCTACCTCTCCCCCGAGATCGTCACCTCCGGAAACGCCGACGCTCGTGCCGACATCTACGCCGTCGGTGCCATGCTGTTCGAGATGCTCACCGGCCACCAGCCATTCCGCGGTGAGACGCCGATCCAGGTGGCCTACCAACACGTGCACGACGTCGTACCCGCACCATCGGAGTCCGTGCCGTGGCTCCCGTTCGAGGTGGACGAACTCGTCCTGCGAATGACAGCGCGGGATCCGGCCGACCGCCCAGCAGATGCAGGCGCTGCCCTCGCTCTGCTGCAACGCACTCGCGACGGTCTGCAGACGCACCAACTCGGCATCCGCGCCGACGTCAACGGTACGGAGGGCGACACACAGACCCCGATGGTCACCGCCACCGTGCCCGCGGCCGATGACGTCGTCACCGAGGACTCCGACGCAACGGGGACCACCACGGGACTCGACCACACCGGGACAGTCGCGCTCCCGATCGGTGCCGTCGCCTCAGCACCCGCCGAGCCTGCCCAACGGCGCCGAGTGCGGCGGCGCCGACGCGCCGGCATCGCCGTAGTGATCCTGCTCCTGATTGCCACACTCGGCGGCGGCGGGTGGTGGTACGTCAACGTCGGACCCGGTG
Protein-coding sequences here:
- the pknB gene encoding Stk1 family PASTA domain-containing Ser/Thr kinase, with protein sequence MATTVADPLIGRLVDSRYEITARIARGGMATVYRALDRRLDRIVALKVMHAHLAEGADVAARFRREARAAARLAHPGVVGVFDQGSADDLNYLTMEFVDGTNLRTVLRRRGALPVGEALRLIEHVLSALAAAHHAGLVHRDVKPENILVAHTGEVKVADFGLARAVSEATAASTGSLLGTVAYLSPEIVTSGNADARADIYAVGAMLFEMLTGHQPFRGETPIQVAYQHVHDVVPAPSESVPWLPFEVDELVLRMTARDPADRPADAGAALALLQRTRDGLQTHQLGIRADVNGTEGDTQTPMVTATVPAADDVVTEDSDATGTTTGLDHTGTVALPIGAVASAPAEPAQRRRVRRRRRAGIAVVILLLIATLGGGGWWYVNVGPGAYAEVPDVAGAEEADALATLESGGFVPVTTAEHSDDVPAGAVISTDPAAGADLLRGGEITVVVSRGVQMLAVPRVAGLQEGAAIEAIENEGFTVAPTVEQSYSQDVEAGVVISSDPEEGTETRHDTPVTLTVSQGREPITIPDVVGADEDTAISDLQEAGAEPQIDGSAYHDSVPEGHVLTQSPESGDALRGDIVMLTISLGPELVEVPDVFGEQYQDAEAALEALGLTVARENVFGGVFGTVRSQSVPAGDEVPLGTEIVLSVV